The DNA region AATCAACCATTATATCCACATCTTTTACCCATGCAGCTACAGGGCATTTATGGGATCGGACCAAGGGTGCCCGTTTCATGTATTCAAGCATCATCATCTGGTTCTGATACTATGTTTGATTCGTCACCGAATTCTCTGTCTTCTCCTGGTCATCAAATGCTTGGATCGTTATCTCAGACTAAATCTGGTCTATCATAAATTAAAGTGATGTATAGGCTGTGATAGGTTTGCTCACTTCGTGTGTGCGACATGAGAAGAGCGAAATCATCAACTTCCCATTGAAATAGAATCGacacaaagaaaagaaaagcaaTTGCCATTTGTTGGCGCTGTCGACTCCCGTACTGGCTTCCCATGAGAGTTGGCTGTAAAAATCCCTAAATATTCCATAATTATATTAATGAAAACTCCAAAAAATCGAGATATCGgtatgatttaaaaattctaTACTACATAATTTTGTTCTTGAAAAAATTGTGGAAATCACTTCAAAATTTATTCGTGCCAATAGTTTTTTCCATTCTTTTCAAGATTAACGTTTTTACAGctgttaattgtcccacatctCACCTTGACCCAGGGACGTCTTTGTATACGCCTCTGGTGTTTGTTTGAGCTTCCCTCTTGTCTCTTAATTCAAATCCTCCATTTGGATCTAACAAATAAACCGAAATGAGAGAGTGCATTTCGATCCACATTGGTCAGGCCGGTATTCAGGTCGGAAATGCCTGCTGGGAGCTTTACTGCCTCGAACACGGCATCAAGCCTGATGGGCAAATGCCTGGAGATACCACAGTAGGCGGAGGTGATGATGCTTTCAACACATTCTTCAGTGAAACAGGCGCTGGAAAACATGTCCCTCGAGCTGTGTTTGTGGATCTGGAGCCGACTGTCATAGATGAGGTCCGCTCAGGTTCTTATCGCCAGCTCTTCCACCcagagctagcttttggggttgagttaggtccaagtgccaatattaacatggtatcagagcccaggttttcaccgttatgtgttggactgcctaTAATTAGGCCACCCGTTCTGCtcataattgggtcatttgtaaactccacgctccagatgttcattcctgagaggggtgtgttaattgtcccacatcggttggataaataacctgGGAGTAgtatatatgggcttggacaatcctccccccttgagctagcttttggggttgagttaggtccaagtgcCAATATTAACAACAGCGTTATCTGGTTGTCGTGATTATTCGTcccaataatttttttcattcttTTGATGATTATTCGTCCCAATGTTCTTGAAATTATTGTGGAGATTTGTACATTTGacaagatttaattttttttcatcaaCAAATGTAGcaagttttaaaaaagaaactCTTCATAATTTAACTTAAAAACACGCACaaagtatatatatgtttgtCGGTAACAAAATATATACCGGAAAAATAAGTTTCTAATgttaaaactaaaagaaaagaaaagaactATAAATCGTTAGTAtaattattcaaaaaaaaattgcatttcaaaatattttaaaaaggacttttgaaattttgattttcaattcCTCTACatttataattcatttaaataatttgataggaaaaaaattattaccTTGAtggttttatgatttttatgtaaatcATGGGATGGTTTTATCAATCAACCAGGATGATTACCTTGATTTGGTTCACTTGTTCAAATTccacaaaaaaatcaaaataatattttacttgACATGCACATATTAATTcaaaattgattttattttatccaAAATAATTGCACAACATAATATATCATGGTCCACTAGGCTACTACAACTTTAAATTCTTACAAAAACAAGCACAAACTTCCttgtaaatttaaaaatgatcttcaTCCCCTATTTTCTTGGAAAAACAATTTTATTGGGGTAGTGGGATATCCGCAAGGTCCTCTCTAAATGGAACTTGTTGCATTTCAACTCTTCCACTTGTGCTCAAGTGCCCACCCTCCATTTGGGTTTGAGTCACTGGGTCGAACTTCGCCGGCTCGACGAACGTCACGACCTTATCTTTTCGGAACATAAGATAAATCACCGATATTACGTAGATCGCCATGAGTGGGAATACGACTATTCCGATGAACACATTCCCGATTTTGGGCAAACTATTGTGGATAATCCAATCCACAAATGATGTGCTTAGATAGTAGATGTTGATGCCTATGATTCCAAGCCCCAATATCCATGATATCACGATAATCTGTCATTTTTTCGTATATGTGATTACATCCACTAAAATCTTGGGAAAATGaatctcataaaaatttaatacaAACACATTTACGATAAACTTACATAAATCGAATTCTTGTGAGGTCCCATCTTGGTGGATGTGCTGCTAAATTTAAGAAGTGGGATAAGAGCAAAAGGAAGTTCAAAAGACAATATcatctgcaaaaaaaaaaaaaaaatacgatatgaaatattatttgaatTAGAAGATTATATAATTTGATATAGTACTTTTAAAACTCAGAGTAatttgttaaataaattatgaGTACGAACCGATGCAATGATGATTAATCGGCCAGCCGCATGAGATCCTCCAACGATTGAAACAATTAGACTGGGTGTTATAGCAATGCACCTCGTCACCAAATTTCTAAGCCATTTTCTCATCTTGAGATCCAAGAAACCCTGATGAAATTCCAAGTATAAAAATGAAGTTTCTTTTTGTTTCCCACTTAATCATCGATTCGTTGATCATCAGCAACTGATTTAATAGATTAATTATTTTCGTAAAAACGCGATAAAATTAATCTTGCTTGTGGTACAATCTTGTGGATTAATCATCGAGGCTTTAAGCTATACAAATTTAAAGTAACCAAAAGTTTTATCTACTTGTACGTACGTACCTGCATGATGAATTGTCCTGCATAAGTGCCAGTAATGGTAGAACTTTGTCCCGAGGCTAGCAATGCAATTGCATAAACAGTTGAACTTGATTTACCCAAAACATTCTGTTACCTcgtacaaaaaatatatatattaaaaagcagtcatatatattatatatttatttcagtTTAATCAAAAAATTTGAGTGACCTTGAGCAGGAACGAAGCAGAATTGAGTGTTAAATCCTGGCAAATATCTGCATTATCATGGGAGAGATCGTCGGCTAAGCAAACCGCGGCAGATACAGAAATGATTGCAACATTGATCAGAAAGGCTACGAAGAGTGCAAATCCACTCTCGATCAAAAAGTATCGGCATGCATCCtgacattcataaaatcgaTTGCCAAATTATTTGGGATCTACgcaaatgtttatttaaaattaaaatataaaatatcgaTTTAGTATAATAGCTTAAATAATGCTTTGGTTAATACGTGTGAAATTTTAACATTCCACTTAATGATATTaagaaaattattgaaaaaaggctaatgaatattttaatatgatataaaaacttgtcaaaaataattaatatatttaatgaaTAAAGATAGATTGATAAAATAATAGAGGAAataatcacaaatatataaacactgaattatatataaaaataaattgtatTGCACTGTCTAAATGTTTATATCATTGTCATGTGTGACGTGTCTCTCCATTCGATTCAAGAAGAAGAAAGTTTTGACTTTTGACTATTGTTTACTTTGTTAATAAAATTAGAGTAGGACAATTAATGAATGACGATATTGTCATAGTTATCTTGAGAAGTCCACAAtggtaataaaaaaaaactttaatttaTCTTTTCATGCATTTctcatatatttattatatttaatttaatatttatctaTTGCTGTACAAAAATTATAACATGTAAAGAAGGTAAATGTCAAATTTCATTAAGTATAGAGAAATTTAACGTAAATAACTTATACTTTAATAGATCTTCTAAAAAAAAAGTTGTTGATTACATTAATTTCATCACATCATACCATAGGTTATACTTTAATTTTCATAGGCATGTTGACAAACATGTACATGATAAAGAACCATAGATTAggttataaaatataaaaatttatatatacttGTTGGgtcaaatatattttaaaagattaattcaAGTAAGAGTTACGAATTCTTTTATTTGGAATATATAGTTGTCCCCAACTCATCTCATGGAACATACTATTTGAGAGAATAATTTACAAAAATTGACTTACATTGATGCCTCGGACTGAGTTGGGTATCTTCCTCGAGAGGACAAGGGCAGAATGAAGGAAAAGATTATGCCTGCATGCGTATAAATcgattaaataaactaataaaattattattttttctttttttttaaataaagaaactTCATCATCGTACGGCATGACTAG from Primulina tabacum isolate GXHZ01 chromosome 14, ASM2559414v2, whole genome shotgun sequence includes:
- the LOC142524059 gene encoding metal transporter Nramp7.2-like, producing MGSLQQEELQTGGRNSHGRVVSVAGTPPAGGVISDSKRFDGEEEYHVQRKPGWRNFLSYVGPGFLVSLAYLDPGNLETDLQAGANHGYELLWVVLIGLIFALIIQSLAANLGVSTGKHLSELCKAEYPTLVRYCLWLLAEVAVIAADIPEVIGTAFALNILFHIPVWVGVLCTGCSTLLLIGLQRYGVRKLELLIATLVFVMAACFFGELSYVKPPAADVMKGMFVPNLKGQGATGDAIALLGALVMPHNLFLHSALVLSRKIPNSVRGINDACRYFLIESGFALFVAFLINVAIISVSAAVCLADDLSHDNADICQDLTLNSASFLLKNVLGKSSSTVYAIALLASGQSSTITGTYAGQFIMQGFLDLKMRKWLRNLVTRCIAITPSLIVSIVGGSHAAGRLIIIASMILSFELPFALIPLLKFSSTSTKMGPHKNSIYIIVISWILGLGIIGINIYYLSTSFVDWIIHNSLPKIGNVFIGIVVFPLMAIYVISVIYLMFRKDKVVTFVEPAKFDPVTQTQMEGGHLSTSGRVEMQQVPFREDLADIPLPQ